In a genomic window of Candidatus Bathyarchaeota archaeon:
- a CDS encoding DNA topoisomerase IV subunit A — MAQKKVKVAEKKQEVLKGLKNFGVSVYNQLEQGVFPTVNMPSRSTENITYDPTLRQYILGEKSVGRSTRNIRHIKPFTQLSWVAMFSNELTSQRKTSTLRDVYYSAQAYEMTFQDQQESNNIITDLETLTGFAREDFNIFPEERSAIFGDLEIGYTVPGYEGKTVNLTSHPDGVLIGPAVTSSDFIKTTADKVIAIEKGALFTRFIEENVHNKHKSLLIACGGQAPRQTRSFIRRLHDELNLPVYILTDGDPWGMHIAQVIISGSANAAHLRDLNTPDAIWSGVWASDIIEYKLPTDPLDEVDIKRLYELQKDPRYQNDPVWQREIKTFLKLRRKTELEAFARYGLTYIVDEYLPTKLEQQPKEDKSKKTGKKKE, encoded by the coding sequence ATGGCGCAGAAGAAAGTTAAAGTAGCTGAAAAAAAGCAGGAAGTCCTCAAAGGACTCAAGAACTTCGGTGTCTCCGTATACAATCAGCTTGAGCAAGGTGTCTTCCCAACCGTTAACATGCCCAGCCGCTCAACCGAAAACATCACCTATGACCCAACCCTGCGCCAGTATATTTTAGGTGAAAAAAGCGTAGGTCGAAGCACCCGAAACATTCGGCATATAAAACCCTTCACGCAGCTTTCTTGGGTGGCAATGTTTAGCAATGAACTTACCAGTCAACGCAAAACTTCCACGTTAAGAGACGTCTACTACTCTGCGCAAGCTTACGAAATGACTTTTCAGGACCAGCAGGAATCAAACAACATCATCACTGATCTTGAAACCCTCACAGGTTTTGCAAGAGAAGACTTCAACATTTTCCCCGAAGAACGCAGCGCAATCTTTGGCGACCTCGAAATCGGCTACACCGTTCCAGGCTACGAAGGAAAAACAGTAAACCTGACCAGTCACCCCGACGGCGTGCTCATCGGGCCCGCAGTAACCTCCTCGGATTTCATTAAAACCACAGCGGACAAAGTTATAGCCATCGAGAAAGGCGCACTCTTCACCAGATTTATCGAAGAAAACGTCCACAACAAACACAAATCTCTCCTCATCGCCTGCGGTGGACAAGCACCCCGCCAAACCCGCAGCTTCATACGCCGCCTCCACGACGAACTCAACCTCCCCGTCTACATATTAACTGACGGCGACCCATGGGGAATGCACATTGCCCAAGTCATCATCTCAGGTTCCGCAAACGCCGCCCACTTGCGAGACTTAAACACACCCGATGCCATTTGGAGCGGAGTTTGGGCAAGCGACATCATCGAATACAAACTACCCACTGACCCACTCGATGAAGTAGACATTAAGCGTCTTTATGAGTTGCAAAAAGACCCCCGATACCAAAATGACCCCGTTTGGCAACGTGAAATCAAAACTTTCCTCAAACTAAGGCGAAAGACGGAACTTGAAGCTTTCGCGCGGTACGGTTTAACCTACATTGTGGATGAGTATTTGCCGACAAAGTTGGAGCAGCAACCTAAAGAGGACAAATCCAAAAAGACAGGCAAGAAAAAAGAATAA
- a CDS encoding ion transporter, producing the protein MPLHSSDTEHSKDSSLPRSLYVPEKDPRANLREIVDSIFSDKFMMALSLILVPMIVVPLFVELNTSVLDFLEICDWIIVLIFVVEYVLKLFLAADRWRHFKSPWHLVDLLIVVLPFAQYMPMVSLSITGSPSLLLRLLRLPRAVAVGGRAVAGRRQGNSIASENPVKGPETVIHQVDSELSVTTLTWEELKTHITDAHHEEWLDIHYISDEGFERLSKILGIAEPHFKSALVDEIYPHIDYVQKSSFIFLQSGQIQYPESAGSYLTISRSGIIVVCNGTKIITVSRHSVDLLDQVICAVQQSQPKDAFVVPVLYKILEHRLDDYKSILGEIELEVLKIGNTPRSKLPKDFLERIYQLDKEVSRLVSNLVHFKDMLSVITSKKVPLEGFDSGSEEAFQVLQEGASYLNELSHDMIDNLRSIIDLYINETSFETNRILKILAVITSISVIPSAISGVIGTNLLDVPYGAYLWQVSFLIGVAMVFVVYTFYKLGWLKT; encoded by the coding sequence ATGCCCCTGCATTCCTCAGACACTGAACACAGCAAGGACTCTAGTCTACCCCGTTCCCTATACGTCCCTGAGAAGGACCCGCGGGCGAATCTCCGAGAAATCGTTGACTCCATATTCTCAGACAAATTCATGATGGCGCTTTCCCTCATATTAGTGCCCATGATCGTGGTGCCCCTTTTTGTAGAACTAAACACTTCCGTGCTGGATTTTCTTGAAATTTGTGACTGGATTATTGTTTTGATCTTCGTTGTTGAATACGTATTAAAACTGTTTCTTGCTGCAGATCGCTGGAGGCACTTCAAATCTCCTTGGCATCTGGTAGATTTGTTGATTGTAGTTTTGCCCTTTGCCCAGTATATGCCAATGGTAAGCTTAAGCATAACAGGTTCTCCGTCGCTTCTGCTGCGGCTGTTACGGTTGCCTAGGGCAGTGGCTGTTGGCGGCAGAGCGGTTGCAGGTAGACGTCAAGGCAATAGCATAGCCTCAGAGAATCCTGTCAAAGGCCCTGAAACTGTGATTCATCAGGTTGACTCTGAGTTATCCGTAACGACCTTGACGTGGGAGGAATTAAAAACCCACATAACCGACGCGCATCATGAGGAATGGTTGGACATCCACTATATTTCCGATGAGGGCTTTGAGCGGTTAAGTAAGATTTTAGGTATAGCCGAACCTCACTTCAAAAGCGCTTTAGTCGACGAAATCTATCCTCACATTGACTATGTTCAGAAATCCTCTTTTATTTTCCTGCAATCAGGCCAAATTCAGTACCCCGAAAGCGCAGGTAGCTACCTGACGATTTCTCGCTCTGGCATCATCGTCGTATGCAACGGCACAAAAATAATCACAGTTTCCCGTCACAGCGTAGATTTGCTTGACCAAGTTATCTGTGCAGTGCAGCAATCTCAGCCAAAAGATGCCTTTGTGGTGCCTGTTCTCTACAAGATCCTAGAACATCGCCTTGACGATTACAAGTCTATTTTGGGTGAAATCGAACTGGAAGTATTAAAAATCGGTAACACACCACGCTCCAAATTGCCTAAAGATTTCTTGGAACGCATCTACCAATTGGATAAGGAGGTTTCTCGGTTAGTGTCTAATTTGGTCCATTTCAAAGACATGCTTAGCGTCATAACATCCAAGAAGGTACCGCTGGAAGGGTTTGACAGCGGCTCTGAAGAAGCGTTTCAGGTACTTCAGGAAGGTGCATCCTACCTTAACGAACTCTCCCACGATATGATCGATAACCTTCGCTCCATCATTGACCTCTACATAAATGAAACCTCATTTGAAACTAATCGAATACTCAAAATTCTCGCCGTCATCACAAGTATCTCGGTGATTCCCTCTGCTATCAGCGGCGTCATCGGCACTAACCTTTTGGATGTACCTTATGGTGCATATTTGTGGCAAGTTAGCTTCTTAATCGGTGTAGCTATGGTGTTTGTGGTCTATACTTTCTACAAGTTGGGTTGGCTCAAAACATAG
- a CDS encoding phosphopyruvate hydratase, protein MSSIIEDLIARKVFNNRGEETIEVDVITTAGFGRSAAPAGKSRGKAEVVYYPQGGVDAAIKKVDDLIAPELAGLNADFQEEIDNTLHEIDGTTDFKNIGGNTAFAVSLANAEAAANSHGLLLFQFLGGNVANTLPFPLGNCISGGAHAHGKAPDIQEYLALPHGAESFLEAQTANSQIHKRICESLRKKNSSFNGGKSDEGAWIANIDTDDAFEIIAKACEEVGNELDFECGFGIDVAASSFWKPKEEKYVYANEGKKRDAAEQLEYMLSLIEKYHLAYVEDPFQEDDFDSFAELTKKAKNCLICGDDLFTTNTERLNNGIKINAGNAIIIKVNQIGTLTDAAETIETAQSNGYTAVVSHRSGDTTDWHIAHLAVAYRCPIIKTGVVEGARIAKLNELIRIEHFLGDRAKMADLKIR, encoded by the coding sequence TTGTCATCAATTATCGAGGACCTCATTGCACGAAAAGTTTTCAATAACCGCGGAGAAGAAACCATAGAAGTCGACGTCATCACCACGGCAGGGTTCGGACGTTCAGCGGCTCCTGCAGGAAAAAGCAGAGGAAAAGCTGAAGTGGTTTACTATCCGCAAGGCGGCGTAGATGCAGCCATAAAAAAAGTGGACGATTTGATTGCCCCCGAGCTTGCGGGGCTAAACGCGGATTTCCAAGAAGAAATAGATAACACCCTTCACGAAATCGACGGAACAACCGATTTCAAAAACATCGGCGGAAACACCGCCTTCGCCGTCAGTCTCGCTAACGCGGAAGCAGCCGCCAACAGTCATGGTTTGCTTCTCTTCCAGTTTCTGGGTGGCAATGTAGCTAACACTTTGCCTTTTCCGTTAGGCAACTGCATAAGCGGCGGTGCCCATGCGCATGGCAAAGCCCCCGATATCCAAGAATACCTCGCCCTTCCTCATGGCGCGGAAAGTTTTCTGGAAGCCCAGACCGCTAACTCTCAAATTCACAAAAGAATCTGCGAGTCACTCCGCAAAAAAAACAGCAGCTTTAACGGTGGCAAAAGCGACGAAGGCGCCTGGATAGCCAACATCGACACTGACGATGCTTTTGAGATTATCGCTAAAGCATGCGAGGAAGTAGGCAACGAATTAGATTTCGAATGCGGCTTTGGCATTGATGTTGCGGCTTCTTCTTTTTGGAAGCCTAAAGAAGAGAAATATGTTTATGCTAATGAAGGCAAAAAACGCGACGCTGCCGAACAACTTGAATATATGCTCTCGCTTATTGAGAAGTATCATTTGGCGTATGTTGAAGACCCCTTTCAGGAAGACGACTTCGACAGTTTTGCAGAGTTAACCAAGAAGGCTAAGAATTGTTTGATTTGCGGAGACGATTTGTTCACGACCAATACTGAAAGGTTAAATAATGGAATTAAGATTAACGCTGGAAACGCCATCATCATCAAAGTCAACCAGATAGGCACTTTAACCGATGCAGCTGAAACAATAGAGACAGCCCAAAGTAACGGCTACACCGCCGTTGTGTCCCACCGGTCAGGCGACACCACCGATTGGCACATCGCGCATTTGGCTGTCGCGTACAGGTGTCCCATCATCAAAACAGGCGTAGTTGAAGGAGCTCGAATCGCAAAACTTAACGAGCTCATACGCATTGAACATTTCCTTGGCGATAGAGCCAAAATGGCTGACTTAAAAATACGCTAA
- the rpsB gene encoding 30S ribosomal protein S2: MSEDEVRENQPEETQEETAEELPQEETETVEEVEGVTVESEMPTEEAEEEIVETAPEETLLLPRDTLLSAGIHIGTRMKTLDMEPFIYRVRPDGLFVLDVKKTDDRIRTTAKFLSRYEPSKVAVAATRLYAHEPVKMFCKLTGATPLIGRFIPGQLSNPQYSHRVDPEVIVVSDPRADAQAVKEASTVGIPIVALCSTDNEFAGVDLVIPTNNKGRRALAVIFWLLARQILRERGELAADRDPPVGIEDFEAKVTREEEEEP; encoded by the coding sequence ATGTCAGAAGATGAAGTTAGAGAAAATCAACCTGAAGAAACCCAAGAGGAAACAGCAGAAGAGCTTCCCCAAGAAGAAACCGAGACAGTGGAAGAAGTAGAGGGAGTCACTGTTGAATCTGAAATGCCAACCGAAGAGGCTGAAGAAGAAATTGTAGAAACGGCACCTGAAGAGACCCTTCTTCTGCCTCGCGACACCCTGCTGTCCGCAGGTATCCACATTGGCACCCGCATGAAAACCCTCGACATGGAACCATTCATCTACCGCGTCCGCCCCGACGGCCTATTCGTCTTAGACGTCAAAAAAACTGACGACCGCATCCGCACCACCGCCAAATTCCTCTCACGCTATGAACCCAGCAAAGTTGCAGTAGCCGCAACCCGCCTCTACGCTCATGAACCAGTCAAAATGTTCTGCAAACTCACCGGTGCAACACCCCTCATAGGCAGATTTATCCCTGGCCAACTCAGCAACCCGCAATACAGCCACCGCGTTGACCCCGAAGTCATCGTTGTCTCTGACCCACGCGCAGACGCCCAAGCCGTCAAAGAAGCCAGCACAGTCGGCATACCCATCGTTGCACTATGCAGCACTGACAACGAATTCGCAGGCGTTGACTTAGTCATCCCAACCAACAACAAAGGTAGACGTGCACTTGCAGTCATATTCTGGCTATTAGCCCGCCAAATCCTCCGCGAACGTGGAGAATTAGCAGCCGATCGTGACCCACCAGTAGGCATCGAAGACTTTGAAGCCAAAGTAACACGCGAAGAGGAGGAGGAACCCTAA
- the amrB gene encoding AmmeMemoRadiSam system protein B — MPPIRRPTVAGQFYAGDAEALKAQLSSCFLSKLGPKKLPQPNLHMYPRKIAGLICPHAGYLYSGPVAAHAFYELALDGKPDTVVLLGPNHTGYGSGLALMRQGAWRTPLGDIEVDTKLADAILQETSIVDVDETAHRFEHSIEVQLPFLQFLYGNTFKIVPICFLMQDYDSAFEVGRALTEALDATNTVVIASSDMTHYEPAEEASAKDHHALQAVIDMDAKRFYTIVENQNITACGYAPITALITYAVGAEVKEAQLLSYHNSGDVTGDSSSVVGYAAVAFKK; from the coding sequence TTGCCGCCTATTCGGCGTCCCACCGTTGCAGGTCAATTTTATGCAGGTGACGCCGAAGCTCTTAAGGCACAACTATCCTCCTGTTTCCTGAGCAAACTTGGCCCAAAAAAACTACCTCAACCCAACCTTCACATGTACCCGCGTAAAATCGCGGGGTTAATTTGTCCCCACGCAGGCTACCTTTATTCGGGTCCCGTGGCGGCACATGCTTTTTATGAATTAGCCCTCGACGGGAAACCTGATACCGTTGTTCTGCTTGGCCCCAACCATACTGGTTATGGTAGTGGGTTAGCGTTGATGCGGCAGGGCGCTTGGCGGACGCCGCTGGGCGACATAGAAGTTGATACCAAATTAGCCGACGCTATACTGCAAGAAACCAGCATTGTTGATGTGGATGAAACTGCTCACCGTTTTGAGCATTCCATAGAAGTTCAATTGCCCTTCTTGCAGTTCCTCTACGGCAACACTTTCAAAATCGTTCCCATTTGTTTTTTGATGCAGGATTATGATTCCGCCTTCGAAGTGGGGCGGGCGCTCACCGAAGCCCTTGACGCCACAAACACCGTAGTCATTGCCTCTTCTGACATGACTCACTATGAACCCGCCGAGGAAGCCTCAGCCAAAGACCACCACGCACTGCAAGCCGTTATCGACATGGATGCCAAACGCTTCTACACGATCGTTGAGAACCAAAACATAACCGCCTGCGGATACGCACCCATAACTGCACTAATAACCTATGCGGTGGGTGCTGAGGTTAAGGAAGCCCAGCTTCTAAGCTACCATAACAGCGGAGACGTCACTGGTGATTCTTCGAGTGTCGTCGGGTACGCTGCGGTGGCATTCAAAAAATAA
- a CDS encoding sugar phosphate isomerase/epimerase, with amino-acid sequence MKLSLSNGVFSRLSLEENFQTVVTLGFRNIEFNMKIVQKENDTDVYREQRLLKTTGLNCLTHHCASLHVKDPLEVHRAVYYAKISLECAHALGAPVMTVHSNVDKRLPRQVREQCLRGVFGEVVPFAAQLGIKLALENLSYTSTGFGKNVEELEEVLGVIDEEGAMGITFDLCHALETKETQNLLEKYGNRVCNVHMANKAHKAFTAATPALSAFLEGLSSFRYEGPITLELSQGTTIEKIAQTKAFFDGFLEQFRG; translated from the coding sequence ATGAAGTTAAGTTTATCCAATGGGGTTTTTAGCAGGCTTAGTTTAGAAGAAAACTTCCAAACCGTGGTGACGCTTGGGTTTAGAAACATAGAATTTAACATGAAAATCGTGCAGAAAGAAAACGACACCGACGTCTACCGCGAACAACGCCTCCTAAAAACCACAGGACTAAACTGCCTCACACATCACTGCGCCAGCCTCCACGTCAAAGACCCCCTCGAAGTCCACCGCGCCGTCTATTACGCCAAAATCTCGCTGGAATGCGCCCACGCCCTAGGCGCCCCCGTCATGACTGTGCACTCCAACGTTGACAAACGGCTACCGCGACAGGTGCGTGAACAATGTTTACGGGGGGTTTTCGGTGAGGTCGTGCCTTTTGCAGCGCAGTTAGGCATCAAGTTGGCGTTGGAAAATCTTTCTTACACGTCGACGGGGTTTGGTAAAAACGTGGAGGAACTCGAAGAGGTACTAGGCGTCATTGACGAAGAGGGGGCGATGGGGATTACGTTTGATTTGTGTCATGCGCTGGAAACCAAAGAAACACAGAATCTTTTGGAGAAATATGGCAATCGCGTCTGTAACGTGCACATGGCAAATAAAGCGCATAAAGCCTTCACGGCAGCCACGCCAGCGTTATCTGCATTTCTGGAGGGGTTAAGCAGTTTTAGATATGAGGGCCCAATTACATTGGAGTTGTCACAGGGAACAACCATTGAGAAGATTGCGCAGACTAAAGCTTTTTTTGATGGATTTTTGGAGCAGTTTAGAGGCTAA
- a CDS encoding GNAT family N-acetyltransferase, producing the protein MIIKTRVGMVEFCIEEANVEDAHDILAVQRLAFQSEAERYGDFKIPPLLETQEELETKIKTQLILKATVNGEIVGSVRVEEKDDACHVGRLIVHPNFQNQGIATQLLKEIERRFPLCHKFELFTGDKSLKNIYLYEKLGYKKVSATEQADKITLIFLRKTR; encoded by the coding sequence ATGATAATAAAAACGCGGGTCGGTATGGTCGAATTCTGCATTGAAGAAGCTAACGTAGAAGACGCACATGACATTTTAGCTGTTCAGAGGCTTGCATTCCAAAGCGAAGCCGAAAGATACGGCGACTTCAAAATCCCGCCTCTCCTCGAGACACAGGAGGAACTGGAAACAAAAATCAAGACACAACTTATCCTAAAAGCCACAGTTAACGGCGAAATTGTTGGTTCGGTTCGGGTTGAAGAAAAAGATGATGCATGCCATGTTGGGCGGTTGATTGTTCACCCCAACTTTCAAAATCAAGGCATCGCCACCCAACTACTCAAAGAAATCGAACGCAGATTTCCGTTATGCCACAAATTCGAGTTATTTACGGGAGATAAAAGCCTAAAAAACATCTATCTCTACGAAAAACTTGGCTACAAAAAAGTCAGCGCGACCGAGCAAGCAGACAAAATTACGCTAATTTTCCTTCGCAAAACACGTTAA
- a CDS encoding MoaD/ThiS family protein, whose translation MEVKVRFFTVLRETVGKREEILSFPDDAKVTVDSALKLLAQKYGAAFKNYVYAETGQPRGFLQFLINGVSTQNLEGLETALGGGDVLAILPPVGGG comes from the coding sequence ATGGAGGTTAAAGTTCGCTTTTTTACTGTGCTGCGAGAAACTGTTGGTAAACGTGAAGAAATCCTCAGCTTCCCCGACGACGCCAAAGTCACAGTAGACTCAGCCCTAAAGCTGCTGGCACAGAAATACGGTGCCGCCTTCAAAAATTACGTCTACGCTGAAACGGGGCAGCCTCGTGGCTTTTTGCAATTTCTAATCAATGGCGTCAGCACCCAAAACCTCGAAGGGTTAGAGACCGCGCTTGGGGGCGGCGATGTTTTAGCAATTCTCCCCCCCGTCGGCGGCGGCTAA